One window of Triticum dicoccoides isolate Atlit2015 ecotype Zavitan chromosome 5A, WEW_v2.0, whole genome shotgun sequence genomic DNA carries:
- the LOC119301252 gene encoding two pore potassium channel c-like, with protein sequence MDTEPLLPTTAPQPLHPLPEHATLSNFDLAPPSSPCPSPASSYKDRLIFGPHDPPPPPPPPPPPXXXSARHYRRISVPHPDPFRDYDHPSCSSSPPSDEDGQPQPTTPSLFNLISGRTNLHRSRTAPAMAPLSAAVLAASAQADHQNPPPPPRRPAIVLHAFLFLLAYLALGVSFYAAFPANFTSSAGPTHPVVDALYFCIVTLCTIGYGDITPASPAAKLFAISFVLIGFGFVDILLSGMVSYVLDLQEHLLITAIKNPRSARKHRHNYIFDIKKGRMRVRMKVALALGVVAICVGIGATVLRKVENMGWLDAVYLAVMSVTTVGYGDHAFRTLQGRLFASGWLLVSTLAVARAFLYLAEMRIDKRHRAMANWVLSRDMTVSEFLAADIDNNGYVTKSEFVIYKLKEMGKISDKDIKMIVEQFQRLDSGNCGKITLSDLLQSHHLGHEPRDMKRGKNS encoded by the exons ATGGACACGGAGCCGCTGCTCCCCACCACGGCGCCGCAGCCGCTCCACCCGCTGCCGGAGCACGCGACGCTCTCCAACTTCGACCTCGCGCCGCCCTCCTCGCCCTGCCCCTCCCCGGCCTCCTCCTACAAGGACCGCCTCATCTTCGGGCCCcacgacccgccgccgccgccgccgccccctcccccgcc NNNNNNNNAGTCCGCGCGCCACTACCGCCGCATCTCCGTCCCCCACCCCGACCCGTTCCGCGACTACGACCACCCGTCCTGCTCCTCCTCCCCACCCTCCGACGAGGACGGCCAGCCCCAGCCCACCACGCCCTCGCTCTTCAATTTAATCAGCGGCCGCACCAACCTCCACCGCTCCCGCACCGCGCCTGCCATGGCGCCGCTCAGCGCCGCTGTCCTCGCCGCCTCCGCCCAGGCCGACCACCAGaacccgcccccgccgccgcggaGGCCGGCCATCGTGCTGCACGCCTTCCTCTTCCTGCTCGCCTACCTCGCCCTCGGCGTCTCCTTCTACGCCGCCTTCCCGGCCAACTTCACCTCCTCCGCCGGGCCCACCCACCCCGTCGTCGACGCCCTCTACTTCTGTATCGTCACGCTCTGCACAATTGGCTACGGGGACATCACCCCGGCCAGCCCTGCCGCCAAGCTCTTCGCCATATCCTTCGTCCTCATCGGCTTCGGCTTCGTCGACATCCTCCTCTCTGGCATGGTGTCCTATGTGCTCGACCTCCAAGAGCACCTCCTCATCACCGCCATCAAGAACCCCCGCTCTGCACGCAAGCACCGGCACAACTACATCTTCGACATCAAGAAGGGCCGAATGCGCGTGCGCATGAAGGTCGCCCTCGCGCTTGGTGTGGTGGCCATCTGCGTCGGCATTGGGGCCACTGTGCTCAGGAAGGTGGAGAACATGGGCTGGCTCGATGCCGTGTACCTTGCAGTGATGTCGGTGACCACGGTCGGATACGGCGATCACGCGTTCCGGACACTGCAGGGCCGCCTTTTTGCCTCTGGGTGGCTCCTCGTGTCCACACTAGCCGTGGCACGGGCATTCCTCTACTTGGCGGAGATGAGGATCGACAAGAGGCACCGTGCCATGGCCAACTGGGTGCTGTCCAGAGACATGACCGTGTCAGAGTTTCTCGCTGCAGATATCGACAACAATGGCTATGTCAC GAAATCGGAATTTGTGATTTACAAGCTGAAAGAGATGGGGAAGATTTCGGATAAGGACATCAAGATGATCGTGGAGCAGTTCCAGAGGCTGGACTCTGGAAACTGTGGAAAGATCACGCTCTCGGATCTCCTGCAGAGTCACCACCTGGGCCATGAACCGAGGGACATGAAAAGGGGGAAGAATTCATGA
- the LOC119297268 gene encoding putative uncharacterized protein DDB_G0287975, with amino-acid sequence MQIQVRCGCGEAACPEWAVVEVQGVLQPQPCFSGRIQGLHIGRLCSTSSAPSSKGGYTFTVGYHELAGSKVTLKKPLLVLRKKKNDKGNPGKLGQGGQAAAAAEVELEVIGIIRHKILFKDRPKALISKPVPKEKKAMPEAATPSTVPPAS; translated from the exons ATGCAGATCCAAGTCCGGTGCGGGTGCGGCGAGGCGGCGTGCCCGGAGTGGGCGGTGGTGGAGGTGCAGGGCGTGCTGCAGCCGCAGCCCTGCTTCTCCGGCCGCATCCAGGGCCTCCACATCGGCCGCCTCTGCTCCACCTCCTCCGCCCCGTCTTCCAAG GGCGGGTACACCTTCACCGTGGGGTACCATGAGCTCGCCGGCTCGAAGGTGACTCTCAAGAAGCCCCTTCTGgtgctgaggaagaagaagaacgacaaggggAACCCCGGCAAGCTCGGACAAGGtggacaggcggcggcggcggcggaggtggagcTGGAGGTGATTGGCATCATCCGGCACAAGATCCTCTTCAAGGACCGCCCCAAGGCCCTCATCTCAA AGCCGGTGCCGAAGGAGAAGAAGGCCATGCCGGAAGCGGCGACCCCATCAACCGTGCCTCCCGCTTCCTGA